From one Ignavibacteria bacterium genomic stretch:
- a CDS encoding TldD/PmbA family protein, whose amino-acid sequence MNNKERLDLAEWAMNYALKTGADESSAVIYNSRDIEIEYRDKKLETMKESTRNSLSLQVYADKRYSGHSTNDLRKDSLEKFIKEAVAGTKYLTRDEFRALPDPKYYPENTDTDLGLTDPGYDKIEASERKNIASEIERVASAQSDLIISATAGYNDSYYEFARVHSNGFKGEGAGTFFTAGASVTVNDKDGGRPEDWYYATSRFRNELPTPEMLGRNAAERALKKIGQKKIESGIYEMLVENRAGSRLLYMLAEPLSARALQQKSSFLDGMLDKPIASDKLTVIDDPFVRGGFGSRIFDGEGIAAKKKMIIEKGVLRNYYVDNYYGKKIGMEPNSGSTSNILFEYGTKSLEDMIKDQKRAILVNGFIGGNSNSTTGDFSFGIVGFLIENGKIVKPVNEMNVSGNAKDFWKSLAEMGNDPYPYSSMKIPTMAFTGVNFSGL is encoded by the coding sequence ATGAATAATAAAGAAAGGCTCGACCTTGCAGAATGGGCCATGAACTACGCCCTGAAGACGGGTGCCGATGAATCCTCTGCCGTAATTTACAACAGCCGCGATATTGAAATTGAGTACAGGGATAAGAAACTGGAGACAATGAAGGAATCCACAAGGAACTCTCTTTCACTTCAGGTCTACGCCGACAAGCGCTATTCAGGGCACTCGACAAATGACTTAAGAAAAGACTCCCTTGAAAAATTTATTAAGGAAGCTGTTGCTGGAACAAAATACCTTACGCGCGATGAATTCAGGGCACTGCCCGATCCCAAATACTATCCTGAGAATACGGATACGGACCTTGGACTTACCGATCCGGGCTACGATAAAATTGAGGCTTCCGAAAGAAAGAATATTGCCTCAGAGATTGAACGTGTTGCCTCAGCTCAAAGCGACCTGATAATTTCGGCTACTGCGGGCTATAACGATTCTTATTATGAATTTGCCCGCGTGCACAGCAACGGTTTTAAGGGAGAAGGCGCAGGCACATTCTTTACAGCCGGAGCCTCGGTTACAGTAAATGATAAAGACGGCGGCAGGCCCGAGGACTGGTACTACGCCACTTCAAGGTTCCGCAATGAGCTGCCCACGCCTGAAATGCTTGGTAGGAATGCCGCCGAAAGGGCATTAAAGAAAATCGGGCAGAAGAAAATCGAGTCGGGTATTTATGAAATGCTGGTTGAAAACAGGGCCGGATCAAGGCTTCTTTATATGCTTGCAGAACCCTTAAGCGCAAGGGCACTACAGCAGAAAAGCTCTTTCCTGGATGGGATGCTGGATAAGCCTATAGCTTCGGATAAACTGACCGTTATAGACGACCCGTTTGTACGCGGCGGATTCGGCTCCAGGATTTTTGACGGCGAGGGGATTGCAGCTAAGAAGAAGATGATAATTGAAAAAGGAGTTTTAAGAAACTACTATGTCGATAATTATTATGGAAAGAAAATAGGAATGGAGCCTAATTCAGGATCAACATCTAACATTCTCTTTGAATATGGGACAAAATCGCTGGAAGACATGATTAAAGATCAGAAAAGAGCAATCCTTGTTAACGGGTTTATAGGAGGCAACTCCAACTCCACAACAGGCGATTTCTCATTCGGAATTGTGGGATTTTTAATCGAGAACGGAAAGATAGTAAAACCTGTAAACGAAATGAATGTAAGCGGTAACGCAAAGGACTTCTGGAAAAGTTTAGCTGAAATGGGGAATGACCCTTATCCCTACAGCTCAATGAAAATTCCAACTATGGCCTTTACAGGTGTAAACTTCAGCGGCCTTTAA
- a CDS encoding TldD/PmbA family protein: MRFDTEKALRGPSVSSANLKEFMDHFGVDEKTISDVMAEALSKGGDYCDLYFQHSIDNYIGLEDKAVNRAYTDVGFGVGIRVLKGDQTGYSFTEEITPNAMKLAARTAANIADSGNIVKPVELKLKEVPNFYPIETPWEQVGVDKKVPYLQQINDKVFAEDKRIIKSNIWFINGTSYVMIANSQGKIVCDYQPMGQIAVNCTAEQNGQREQNYFDLSGRRGIEFFTPENIDRLAKESVRRTLMLFDAVKPEAGEMEVVLAPGISGILLHEAIGHGMEADFNRKKISIFSDKIGKPVAENFVTIVDDGTNPNLRGSLNVDDEGNETEKTYLVENGTLKSYLHDIISANYYKVKPTGNGRRESFRHVPQPRMRNTYMEPGPHKKDEIIASVKKGLYAEAFTNGEVFIGAGDFTFYVKSGYLIENGKITKPVKDVNIIGNGPQVLRDIVMVADDLKIGEGGGTCGKNGQGVPVSMGLPTVKVKKITVGGISTAKS, translated from the coding sequence ATGAGATTTGATACCGAAAAGGCCTTAAGAGGTCCTTCCGTTTCTTCAGCTAACCTAAAAGAATTCATGGACCATTTCGGCGTCGATGAAAAGACAATCAGTGATGTTATGGCGGAAGCCCTGTCTAAGGGCGGGGACTATTGCGACCTCTACTTCCAGCACTCGATCGATAATTATATCGGCCTTGAGGATAAGGCAGTTAACCGCGCATATACAGACGTCGGCTTCGGCGTTGGTATACGGGTCCTTAAAGGCGACCAGACCGGATACTCCTTTACAGAGGAGATTACACCTAACGCAATGAAGCTTGCCGCAAGAACTGCCGCCAACATTGCCGACTCTGGCAATATAGTCAAACCGGTAGAGCTGAAATTAAAGGAAGTCCCGAACTTCTATCCAATTGAAACTCCATGGGAGCAGGTCGGTGTGGATAAGAAGGTTCCTTACCTCCAGCAGATTAACGACAAGGTTTTTGCCGAGGATAAGAGAATCATTAAGTCTAACATATGGTTTATTAACGGCACCTCCTACGTTATGATAGCAAATTCACAAGGCAAGATTGTATGCGACTATCAGCCGATGGGGCAGATTGCCGTTAACTGTACGGCTGAACAGAACGGGCAGCGAGAACAGAACTACTTTGACCTATCCGGTAGACGCGGCATTGAGTTCTTTACGCCTGAGAATATTGACCGCCTAGCAAAGGAGTCCGTAAGACGGACCCTTATGCTCTTTGACGCCGTAAAGCCTGAGGCCGGGGAAATGGAAGTGGTGCTTGCTCCGGGCATAAGCGGAATTCTTCTGCACGAAGCTATCGGGCATGGAATGGAAGCCGACTTTAACCGCAAGAAAATTTCAATTTTTAGCGACAAAATTGGCAAACCTGTTGCCGAAAACTTTGTAACTATTGTGGATGACGGCACAAACCCGAACCTCCGTGGATCGCTTAACGTGGATGACGAGGGCAATGAAACCGAAAAAACTTACCTCGTGGAAAACGGCACACTTAAAAGCTACCTGCACGACATTATAAGTGCAAATTACTACAAGGTGAAACCAACCGGAAACGGCAGAAGGGAATCCTTCAGGCACGTTCCACAGCCTAGAATGAGAAACACGTACATGGAGCCGGGACCCCATAAAAAAGATGAAATTATTGCCAGCGTTAAGAAGGGCCTCTACGCTGAAGCATTTACAAACGGCGAGGTATTTATAGGCGCCGGTGACTTTACTTTCTATGTGAAGTCGGGCTACCTGATTGAAAATGGGAAGATTACAAAACCCGTTAAGGATGTTAACATTATAGGTAACGGTCCGCAGGTGCTGAGGGACATTGTAATGGTTGCCGATGACCTTAAGATAGGCGAAGGCGGCGGGACCTGCGGCAAAAACGGGCAGGGTGTGCCTGTTTCAATGGGGCTGCCTACGGTTAAGGTTAAGAAAATCACTGTCGGCGGAATCAGCACTGCTAAATCCTAA
- a CDS encoding MFS transporter, with the protein MADSEIASQESKESVSKGILKEITQPFIDVMHTSRALMGLNISYILEGLTYFGVVTLLAIYFNEFIGLNDINAGLMVGVLTGGITLSMLFLGATVDWVGVRKSLLLSLGFMLIGRVLLAVAPGITGTSGMWSSAHITAMLGIFGIILGYGIYQPACYAAVKMWTNENTAAMGYAMLYALMNLGGFLPGLVSPPLRKAFSITGVFWFYSVLTVVGMLVVAFIITKKAVRQAEAEAGTQGKVEEKDEFEEMTGKEKLKFYWKNFPLKDLRFLYFIFILIPVQTLFAHNWLTIPQYTSRAFSGFVKDNFEFFSNFNPILIFILTPMVAALTAKKNAYKMMILGTFVMASPTFLLVLGPNVYTLFAFLIIMTIGEAMWQPRFLQWVAEIAPKNMTGIYMGIGQFPWFLTKVFTSFYSGWFLMHYCPENTPPNQMNTEFMWLIYGFIAIISPIGLLLSRKWMMKGFKTKHGE; encoded by the coding sequence ATGGCAGACAGCGAAATTGCCAGCCAGGAATCAAAAGAAAGCGTTTCGAAGGGCATATTAAAAGAAATTACGCAGCCCTTTATTGACGTTATGCATACTTCAAGGGCTCTTATGGGCTTAAACATTTCCTATATTCTTGAAGGACTAACATACTTCGGCGTTGTAACACTTCTTGCAATTTACTTCAATGAGTTCATCGGCCTGAATGACATCAACGCGGGGCTTATGGTTGGTGTACTTACAGGCGGCATAACGCTCAGCATGCTTTTCCTTGGTGCCACCGTCGACTGGGTGGGAGTAAGAAAGTCGCTTTTGTTGTCTTTGGGATTCATGCTCATAGGCAGAGTTCTGCTTGCTGTAGCTCCCGGAATAACCGGAACGTCCGGCATGTGGTCCTCGGCGCATATAACAGCAATGCTTGGAATATTCGGGATTATCCTGGGTTACGGCATTTACCAGCCTGCCTGCTATGCCGCGGTTAAGATGTGGACAAATGAGAACACGGCCGCAATGGGCTACGCCATGCTTTATGCGCTGATGAACCTGGGAGGGTTTCTTCCGGGACTCGTTTCACCACCGCTCAGGAAAGCCTTCAGCATAACGGGTGTGTTCTGGTTTTACTCTGTTCTGACAGTTGTGGGAATGCTCGTTGTAGCGTTCATTATTACAAAGAAAGCTGTACGCCAGGCCGAGGCCGAGGCAGGAACACAGGGCAAGGTGGAAGAAAAAGATGAATTTGAGGAGATGACGGGAAAAGAAAAGCTTAAGTTTTACTGGAAGAACTTCCCGCTTAAGGATTTAAGGTTCCTTTATTTCATATTTATCTTAATTCCCGTTCAGACTCTTTTTGCGCATAACTGGCTTACTATTCCGCAATACACAAGCCGTGCATTCTCAGGGTTCGTAAAAGACAACTTTGAATTTTTCTCTAACTTCAATCCTATTCTGATATTTATTCTGACCCCTATGGTTGCGGCGCTTACGGCCAAGAAGAATGCCTACAAGATGATGATACTTGGAACGTTTGTTATGGCATCGCCTACGTTCCTTCTGGTTTTGGGACCGAACGTTTACACACTGTTTGCCTTTCTTATTATCATGACGATTGGTGAAGCCATGTGGCAGCCGAGGTTCCTGCAGTGGGTAGCAGAAATTGCGCCCAAGAACATGACAGGAATTTATATGGGAATAGGACAGTTCCCGTGGTTTCTGACCAAGGTGTTTACAAGCTTTTATTCAGGCTGGTTCCTGATGCACTATTGCCCGGAAAATACACCGCCCAACCAGATGAACACCGAATTCATGTGGCTCATCTACGGCTTCATAGCCATAATAAGTCCGATCGGCTTACTCCTCTCCAGAAAATGGATGATGAAGGGCTTCAAGACGAAGCATGGGGAATAA
- the murB gene encoding UDP-N-acetylmuramate dehydrogenase: MEIKSDYSIKELNTFGIEARARKFAAAETLEDLRGLLESDEFRGMPRLILGGGSNVLFTKDFDGIVIKMLLKGIEVLGKDNSCVYVKARAGENWDDFVSYALENNFGGLENLSLIPGTVGASPIQNIGAYGVEIKDVLHEVEGINLLTGKTEVYDNSSCRFGYRNSIFKQELKNSFVVTSVTYRLSLDPRINVSYAALKQELLGLTESEITIRDVSEAVKRVRMSKLPDPSVLGNAGSFFKNPEIEKEKFLKLKAMHQDLTGYETQAGKVKIPAGWLIQNSGWRGKRLGNAGSYDKQALILVNYGGAAGKDVVELSRAIQASVEKEFGVHLETEVNII; this comes from the coding sequence ATGGAAATAAAATCTGACTATTCAATAAAAGAATTAAATACATTTGGAATAGAAGCCAGAGCGAGAAAATTTGCCGCGGCAGAAACTTTAGAAGATTTAAGGGGTTTACTGGAAAGTGATGAGTTCCGCGGAATGCCAAGACTGATCTTAGGCGGCGGCAGTAACGTCCTTTTTACAAAAGATTTTGACGGCATTGTTATAAAAATGCTTCTAAAGGGAATTGAAGTCCTGGGTAAAGATAACTCCTGTGTTTACGTAAAAGCCAGGGCAGGTGAAAACTGGGACGACTTTGTAAGCTACGCGCTGGAGAATAACTTTGGGGGCCTTGAAAACCTCTCGCTCATTCCCGGAACTGTAGGTGCAAGTCCCATACAGAACATCGGGGCATATGGCGTGGAAATTAAGGATGTGCTTCATGAAGTTGAAGGGATTAACCTCTTGACGGGGAAGACAGAAGTATATGATAATAGTTCCTGCCGGTTCGGCTACAGGAATTCAATTTTCAAGCAGGAGCTTAAGAACAGTTTTGTGGTGACTTCAGTTACATACAGGCTCAGTCTTGATCCCAGAATCAACGTCTCTTATGCAGCCTTAAAGCAGGAACTTCTCGGGCTTACTGAAAGTGAAATAACAATAAGGGATGTAAGTGAAGCGGTTAAAAGGGTTAGGATGAGCAAGCTCCCGGATCCCAGTGTGCTGGGTAATGCAGGAAGCTTTTTTAAGAACCCCGAGATAGAAAAAGAGAAATTCCTTAAATTAAAGGCCATGCATCAGGATCTGACAGGCTATGAGACCCAGGCAGGGAAAGTAAAAATTCCTGCCGGGTGGCTTATACAGAATTCGGGCTGGAGGGGTAAAAGGCTCGGCAATGCAGGAAGCTATGACAAGCAGGCGCTTATTCTTGTAAATTACGGCGGGGCAGCGGGAAAAGATGTTGTTGAGCTCTCGCGTGCCATTCAGGCTTCGGTGGAGAAGGAATTTGGTGTACATCTGGAAACAGAGGTAAATATAATCTGA